The Musa acuminata AAA Group cultivar baxijiao chromosome BXJ3-6, Cavendish_Baxijiao_AAA, whole genome shotgun sequence region TCAAAAAACCCCATATAAAGAGGGCCTCTCTACCACCAGTATGGGATTTAGAAAGTGATACCACAGATTCCTTCTCACTCTATACTTCATTCAGCTGTTAACTTGAACATCTGATAAGCCCCATCAAAGATTGCCTCGATCCCTTTCTTGGCTgtcttcaatgatgcaggcaaaaTCTGTCACCTAGACTTGTACTCATCCATTTCAGAAGTCATTTGTATGTGGATTAACAGCACCAACTTACATGGTTCATGGCATTGACTATGATAGAATTCTATCTCAGCCTCCTCAAATTCACCAGTGAAACCACTAGAATTATACTGAGAGCTGATCGATATCAACCAGATTGGATCTTGCAGAAAAATGACAAGATCAgcagagaaagaaaaaagaaagaagggaTAGGAAGAAGAGGAGTTCTAGATTccgtagagaaaaaaaaaaacattctaaAACATGTCAGAAAAAAGTTTGTGCGTGAGTTATTATCACTTGATCAGCATATGAACATTATCCAGTCTCATAGAATGGAGAAACTGATTCTCCAAAAAAAAAGATGAGGCACTAACAAGGTAATAGCTTTCTCCTCTTGAGTAGAATTGATATGACATTCAGTCTGCAACAATCAGAAACCACTCAACGATTCTTCTAAGAAGAATTTCTAAGAAGCAATTGACACAACTGAGAGTAGGAagcatctatttattttattcatagGAAAAAGCAAGCACAATATATAAGTAGAACCCTGCTGATATGTAAAGTGCATCATACAGAATACCAATCAAAAGCGTTCATGTTTGGATACCTATAATCACAGTCCTAAGGAAGCTTTTAGTCTCCAACTGCAGAAGGCTTTATGAGAGGACAGCCTTCTGAGAGGACCAAAAAGACATGCAATAACAAGTTGATCACTTACACATACAGTCAATTCTAGCAAAGAAAAAAACTCACAATGAGTATTGAAGCAAATCATGAAGAACCCACTTTCCAAAATTACCAATTCATAGAACTTCTACGAGGAAgacaaattaatcatagcatcttaAACAAAGAAAAGGCTCGGTCATCTAATGGACTTACAGCTTTTCCAGCAGGGCATCTGTCGTCTCGATACGGAAAGGGTCTCTGGGATCCATTTGCTTCAAGACGTGCACTAGCTTCTGCACCATCCTGCATATACTCGAATACCTAACAATCGAAAAAAGAAAACTCCTATAAATATCAACCAAAAGAGCAACCTTGCTGCCAAAAATTAAGGGAGAGGAAAGTGAACAATATACTTCTTGTAGTCATCTCTCTCGGTGAGGTGGTAACGGCGCGTGACGAGGGCTTCTCGGTGGCCGCCCTCGCGTTTGTACTCGATGAAATTGACCTTCTTGAGGAGCTTTTTCTCGTGGAACTTCAACTTCCTCATCTTTGCTCACTGCTCCGATGGATCAAATGAAGAAGAAACGAAACCTTCAAGTCCCGATCACACCTTTCAAACTGCGAAGTGAACAAGGGAGGCGCAAGAAAGAACGATGTTTAGGAGAGTCCCATCCGATTCAATGAGTTGATTTGTTTACAGTTCAATACTAATCATGCAGGATTTCTTTCGGTGGCATTCTGAGCTTTTAGCGACTTCTAACAGAGGAGGAACAGGATGGTGGTGAGCGCCGCCGTTGAGGGTGGCGGCGGAAGACGGTTGCGCTGTGAGCGGACCGCGGTGAGCAGGATTTAGggcagagaggacacggagggagCCGACGAGGTCGGGGCTCGTTAtaacttatttattttatttatctatttttatAACAAGTGactacttttataaaaaaaaaagatcatattttacatttttttcaaaaaaaatcccttttatttttttcaagcaataattttaattttaaaaatatctaaaatatccttCAAAAATTTTCTCGTTAaatttttataatcttttttattaGTTTTCAACTGTTATAGTGTTTTCtcgtttatagtatttttcaatagtatttatagtattttattaagatattaaaatattattaatattattaaaaaatactatacatGACATGATATTATGTCCTTTTAGTAACACCATTAATCATAGACTATTATAATACTATACTTTTAGACTTATGATTGATTCAGTTTGGATTTAGAGTCTATTTAAATCTTTTACTATGCTTTCGAGTAaggtcttataatatttttattatgatagtcAAAACACTATAACAAGTGAAAAAACTTTGAGGGGTAATTTGAGTATTTTTAAAATAGGGGTATTGATTGAAAAATACCCAAAATGTGAATATTTTCTAAGAAATTTATCATTTTAGTTTTTCTtgcatattaaaaataattatttgtgTTAAAATATAGTATAATAGTAATAAAATTATGAGATTGTTGAGGAATAAATCAGATTATTTCATTCTATGTTTACACGTACAAGGTCCAATTTGATCTCCATCAAATAGCtaggttttttttctttaacCCTCTTAAATAGCTTACATAATATATTCGAATTTAGTTTTAACCCATCTAAATTACGAGAGGAATGTTAGAATCATGGTTTTGTTTTATATATTGATCCATCGAAGAGACCCGAATGGTATTTTGATTTAGTTTTATATCAATTTATCTGATAGACCCGAATAATATTTGGGTTTTGCTTCAGAATAGTTTCATATCATCAAAGTTATATGAGAGGGGATGTTTTTTAAACAAAATATAAAATAGTTTTATTACATAAATGACATATATGATGTTCACATGTGAATTCGAACCTAATCAACTTAGATACCTTAATAGAAATACGAGAGATgtttaaatcataattttatgTATCAATCCATCAAATATACTTGATTATGGTTCGGTTTGAATCAAAACCAAATCAGGTCTATAGTTTGGTGGTTTCAAACTGAATCCTACTGAATTACAATGGTTCAATTTCAATTCTATTTTGAACTtgctagaaaaataaaaaacctaAACAATCAAATATCCCTCCAAATGATTAATTTAAGGAGCAAATGAAAACCAAAACCGCATAGAACTGGTTCGGTTCCGATTCTTTGACATAAATTAGACAATTATGATATTTCAATAAAAACTTGTATCGATATTGACGTGATACTCTTATGTTTCTCCACAGAAGAACAACCTTCTATTCTCATGCTTAAAACACACAGTCTTACATTAACATGTGTTCAATTGGCTCAAATCAGGtacaaagaaaaaaaagcatAGAATCATAACTTTCGTAGCAAATAACACACATCGTCATTGTCTTCCTCCAAAGCATCCAAAACTACATGCTTTGATCCATTTCTTCGAGCTAAGGTGGCATGGATCATCACTTGGCCATTGATCCTTCCAAAAACTCACTCTTGAGAGCCAAAGGCCGGTGCACAACGTCCATGATGGCTTCGGCGGTGATGACCTGCAAAGACGAAGGGTGCGGGTTCTGAAAGCAATCGACCAACCATGAGGAGAAGTCAAAGACGGGCTTAAAACGAAGGATGATGATAACAATATGCCCAATCACTTTGCCAGTGCATGTGAGTATGGTGAGAGGCTCCATGtcgagaggaggaaggagaatgtAGTagcaggaggagaaggggagaggcctGAGAGATGCAATGAAGGGCAGTGGGTGTAGAGTGGGTAGTGATGCCTCATTTGTAGTATGTCTGCACTGCCTACTACTATCCAAGGCCACAAACAACAAGCTCGCACCAAATAGAAAGCCTTCAACTTGCGATTAGGTGTGAATTCTATTTGGTTTtcactcaacttcggttgttttTGTTGATCTATTCAAGGAAATAGTTTTGTTAGTTTGTTAGATGATAAACGGATCGGATTCTTTAGATCCTTAAGGCCTTTTCCACCCGCTTAATTTATTAGTATACGGGTCAAGTTTGGATTATGAGAATTAGGCAGAAAAACCCAATCTGTTGAGCAAAGGTAAAACTATATTAGATTAAATCACTAAGAACAAAAGAGAGGCCTGCGGATCATCCGTTGTGTACAAAAAGGAGGAAGAACGAGTGTTCTCATATCTTTCACcatttgtaaaaataaaaataaaaataaaaggtagGTGAGACACTTTCACCATATTAAgtttgtaaaaataaaataaaatatcacaAAAATAGATCTCAGCAACCACGGGATGGGAGTGAATCCCTGGATAAAATTTAGTATGGACAAAGAATTATACTTGATCCACATGTGAGTTAGTTGAAGGTGGTCAAGAACCCTTCCAATATTGTCAATGCTTCAGCCATAGGAGGGTTGACTACCTTTCAAGGGCTACCACCGAGCCAAAAATGAGAGTTATCAATGTTCAAAGTGTAAAATCCTACCATCGCACGAGGTcaacataaataaataagatatcaaATGCAAGAATAATTAAAACTCACCGGTAGTCtcatgggttgtctcctaagatcTCAACAAAGCCCATAGGATCCTAAGCAAACTAAAGGAAGTCATTGGTAGCAAATAAGGTCTTTCTCAAGGGTAAAAAAATATTGGCAAAATAGTTACAATACTTGATATCGTTACGATTGTTCCACAAGAACcaaaagaaattataaataatgcTAAGGAGCTGGTCTTTAGGGGAGTCATCAAAGGAGGAACCCTCCTTAATTAAGGACCTTGAgaccaagaaaagaagaaacagaaTCTGAGATGAAAGTGCTACTATAAAGTAGCCCAGAATTAAAAGTGATAATCCAACAAAATACGTAAAGAAGAGTTTAGATGCAAATGGTAAACATAAGTCTTGTCGATAATAATATGATAACATATATGTAGTTGAAAATAGAAAGTGATTCTAAGAAAGTTTTCATAGGAATATCTTGATTTTGGGAACAATCCTAAGACACCACATCACCTTTCAATTAAGTTTCCTCAAGAGTGTAATATCTGAAGAGGTAGGGATTACTTATTGTATACTATTTGAAAGAGTGCTAGTGGACGAGGGGTCCTCTCAAATATCAATGTTGTTTCTATTTTCATTGATCTTTTAGAATCCATCCTTGATGGGAAGGATCAAGGATGTAAGTTTTCATATTTAGCCAAAAATATTTTAACTCAAAGGGTGTCATGAGAGTTAAGGATATATATAATACACTTAGCACAAATGATTTTCTTAACTACTAGAAGATTATAAATACTAAAGCCATCTTCAACTTTGGGTAAGATCATGGTATTCGTATTGATAAGatttattttgttcttttgaCTATCATTCTAAAAGAAGTCTCTAAATAATTTAGAAAGCATAGAAATGAGTTTACCATATATCTAAGAATTGAGGAGGATTTGAGTAGGAAGTCTCTAAATTAGGAATTGAGGAGGATAGCAGGGACTTGTGCCAACCTTGGATTTTTCCCAATGCTTTATCAATCAAGGTGCTTTGATACATATCCTGCCATCCATCTTTAGAGGAGAATATTTTAGCAGCCAGCTGCCCTCCTTGATACCTAGGTTAGAGCATATAGAGTGCTTAGTCATTGGGCCTTATTGGGAAGAGAAGTAAATGTTTGATTTATCAATGTTGACTTTAAGATAAGTAAGAGATTCAAAGATTTCCAAGATTTTAAGCATTCGGGAGCAGGATTTGGAATTGGCTTTAAAGGATAGGAGAAGATAATATGTGAATATGAGATAGAGATTTTAATACCTTTAATATTGTAGGGTGTCATCAATTGAAAAAGGATTAACTCCCTTCTTTTCACAACTTTAGCAATAACAGAAGAGAGGATTTGCTGAACAATTATGAATAGGTAGGGTGACAAAGAATCTCTTTCCCTTATCTCATGATTACTCTTAAACCAATTTGAGTGCTCACCATTGATCAAACAAGTAAAGATATGGGAGGTAACACATGATGCAATCTTATTAATGAGTTTAGGAGGAAAGTTTATGAGATTTAGAGAGGTTTTGGTGGCTTCctaagaaatcaaatcaaaagTTTTTTCTAAATCTAACTTTAGAAGGACATATAAATTTTTATCCTTAGATAGGCACATAAGAACAAGCTCCATAGTTATAAAGATGATATTATAAATGTTTCTACTTTTGATAAAAAGTAAATTGTTTGGGACTGATCAACTTGCTTACATATAATTTAAGATAGTTGACAAGGAGTTTGGTAAGGATTTTGTAGATCATATTGCATAGTGCAATGGGGTCTAAAATCCTTGATGTAAGCAGCAGCACTAGTTTTAGGAATAAAGACTAGCAAAGTGTGGCCCCAAATTTAGGAAATGGGAGCTCATCAGGAGTAAAAGTTAGTAAAGGAGGCCAGCATATTATCTTGCCAACCCTCATCTGAGAAAGAGCTAGTTTGATTTCAACAAACGAGAAAAACCTAATAAATGAGACATAATCAATCAGAGCTCTGAGTCTAGATTAGGTAGTTGGCAAAGGGTAGCATACTAGTCTGCCAAGAGGGAAAGAATAGAGTTAAAGTGTCTAAGCAATCAAGAGAGTCATTGGTTTTGATGAGCCAAATCTAGTTTTTCCATCTTCTAAGGGAGCACATATTCTAAAAATATCTAATGCTTTTATTCTCCTCATTGATCCATTGAGCTTTCGATCTAGTCTACCATTTAATATGTCATTGTCTATTAAGGGCAAACAGCTTATTGGATAGACTTTGCAACTTTCGATCAGGGAGGAGTGAAATTGTGTTTAatagatgatttgaaatcattatTAAGGAGCCAATGGAGATCAAATTTAAAATGTATaaggtttttttttatctttctaggAAAGTGACCAAATCCAATAGAGAGAGGAGAGTGATTGGAAGCTACACTCACATTAGAGCACCATCAATTGATTCAGTTACATTTGTTGGTCACAAACTCTTGGTGACCATGAGTAACTTCTCAGCTCAGACATTTGGTTCATTAGCCTTCTCCAACCTAATCTTCTTTAAAGATGAAAGCAACACTACTTATGCAGCAAATGACGTGCATGGGAGGGAGTCTCAACAGGCATGCACAACATGATCGTCTTCGACTCGTTCCTTGGAGTTGTGGTGGCATGGAACATGCATGGCATGTTCATTCTTTGGTACAGCTTAGTTCCTAGAGCCACGCAGCTCGTGGACGGCGTCCATGATGGCCTCGGTGGTGACGGCGCGCGGAGGTGGGGGGCGCGGGTGCTGAAGGCAGTCGACAAGCCGCCGGGCGAAGTTGAAGGCCGGCTTGAAGCGGAGGACACAGATGGCGATCTGTCCGATCACTCCGCTGGTGCATGCGAGTATGGTGAGAGGCTCCATGTCGAGAGCAGGAAAGACAGTAGGAGGAGGAGGCCTGAGAGATGAAAGGAAAGCAGTGGCTCATTTATAGAGTTTGTGCGGTGCCTAACATCCACGTATGTAATGGTCGAGAGGTATTGTAAGCAAACAAACAAGCTTGCATCAAATAATGTTATTAGGTTGTGAATTCTGTTGTGTTTTCCTCTATTTACTTGTGTAGTTTTTCTTTTCTAATTCAAGAAAATGATTTTTGTTAATTATTCATACGATGGGAATTCTTTatattggatagaaaaaatagaaTCTTAATTAATAGGGTTCGGATTCAGATCAGAAAAAAAACAGTATTTCTTTCCAACCAATAAATAGCTATAAAGCTTAGCAATATAATAAGACAAATTGAAATATCATCTGCTTATTGGAATGAATATTATAATGGtgatgtagcaaaaatgggtattaTTAGATAAAAGATGGATCCTAAAATTCTAAGGATGATGTTTGGTTTTGGAACCGCAaatttgttcatttaaaaaaagaaggaaaagaatatGATAATAAACATTGGTGAGTTGTAAATGTTTTCAAgcatttttacctttttcttttctaatagttacaacaaaaaatatctacaataaaataaattaaatccaACATAAAAAAATGACAAGTAAAAGGATCATTCAACCTATAAGAGTGTCAAGAAATAGAACAAAAAGAAGAGATGTTTTTAATAACATCCAAATAATTTTTTGTATATTTGTCTTGTAAATAGCATACACAGTCCCACATACAACTAAAAATTTAGGTGACTGTTAAATGCAACGCATAATAATGTAGACTGGTTTTAGGGTTATTGGTGATTTGCAAAAGCCAAAATATTAAGTGGGGAGAGGGATTAAGACATGTTTGCAAGCTCACCTTTGTCGTAGGAGCAGTTCAGTTCAGGTCACCCTTTCAGCATGGATGGACTGTGTGTTGGTAGTGTTGTCACCTTGACAAAACTTTGTGCTCATTGGAGTCTTGTGAGTTCGAGTTGGATTGTTGAGAGAGAATAAaaagatgagaagaagaagagcccCAAAAGCTCAACTCAAGATCGACCAAGAAAAACGTTAATTCACTGTTCATGCAGAAAAGTAACGATCCTAATAAATGAGAAAACCATTTCAAACATTATTGCACAAACAGAACATGTAAAACTAGGAATTTGTAACTGTTAATCAGATAATTTTGAGAGCATTAAATTTAGGGTTAGTGGGAAACCCAACTTCAAATCATGTTATGTCTTGGGATCATATAtaatcttgaacttatgatgATTTCTAGTTCTTACTTTTTTTAATATTGTTGTCTTACAAAATATAATTGTTTAACTTATTAAAAAATCCTCAGTAATTCCtttttttgattctttgaatgatTCTCCATGACTAAACTAAAAACTATTTTTATTCATGTAATTTTGTTTTTTCCTGAATCATTTTCATATTGgaaaatttttatcataaatttcCTTTTCATTCAAGCCAAATTATGCATCAGAATAATGTAGGCTATATATTGGGATATTAGCCTTCTTTATTTATTGTAAATATAATTGGGATATTAGGGTTGGTAAAATGATTTTACATTTCTTAACAGGTTCCAGGTTACTTGAGAATCCAAGTTATGGCTTTGGTGAAGAGAAGTGTAggagaaaaaataatttattttttgtcatgtatgaaaaaaaaaaatcctttaatATAAAGGATTATTTTTCCATGTAAATATCATCTCAAATTTATATGCATCTAGTGTTTCCTCTAATACATAAATTTCTGTAGAGTTTTATGTTAGAAATTGTTTAGATTTGGATTAATTTAAGagatttattctttatttttgttATGTTTACATGgtaaatgatttaaaatttttaagaagATAAAGGAGTAaaacttttttcttttctctctctctctctctctctgtgtatatatatatatatatatattctctttggTATTCAGTAAAGGAGCTATTGTTCCATGTAGCATAGGATATTTAGCTTGTAATTGCATCTGGTATGATTTATATGACCCAAATCAAAAAGCCCTGATGTAACAACTTAGTTTATCTTTCTTATACGTTCTATGTTGCTTGTTTGTCATACAAGTAGGTCACAACTACGACACAGTGAGTTCACCATGGCAGCTCGACCAGGCGTCCGTTCCTTCCTGCAAGTTACATTGCAGCGATCTACAGTTCATCGTGCTCTTCCAAAAGAAGAGCCGTGACAGGTCAATGAAACGTGAGCTGGGGCTGCGTGCACACCACCACCACCGACGAGTGAACGCGTGCCCGCGAGAAGTCCGCCGCCTCCAGCACTTTGCTCACCAACAGTTTCCACTTCACCTCGTCCTTCTTGCTCTGCTGCCTCAACCTCTCCTTGAAATGCCTGCAACCACAAGCCGTAAGCATGGAAGGAGGAGTCCTCTAAAGGAATGGACCGATGACCATGAGTGGGTTACCTACTACCTGCAAAGCGGGACTTTGCACCCGTCCACCTGCGAGCACAGCCGCGAGTGGAGCTCGAGAAGCTGCCACATCCTCTTGCAGTGGGTGCAGCCACCGAGCACTCGGTTCTTGCAGCCGGCGAAGTGGCGGACCAACGCTTCTAGGCCTTTGCAGGCGGGGAAGTTGCAGGGCGCCGCGTTCTGCTTCAGAACCTTGTCGTGAGGCCCGATGGTGCGGCACCCGTCCCTGCAGATGTGGACCAGCGCCTCCATCGCTTCGTGCAGCTGCAGGTAGATCTTCCTCTCCTCTATCTTCCTCACTCTCTCGATCTTGCTCTGGTAATCGGAACCAGGTGGGTGTTCATCGACCTTGAGAGCTAAAACGAGAAGGATAAAGTGTGCCCAAGGAGCTTACTGAATCGTCATCGATCACCGACTCGAGAAGCTCCTTCTCGAGCACGGGGTCACTCTGCCTCATCACCTTCCACCCCCCGGAAGCAGACACCTCCTTGAACTGCTTCACTATCAACCGGTGGCAGAGGAGGCAGAGGCGGGGCGCGTCGCAGAGCCTCGCGAGCTGCAACGCGTCCACCGCGTTCTCCGTGGTGAGCAGGCCTCTCTCCAGCTGCTGCACGCACACCATCTTCAATGATGGGATCACGAATGCATGCGACAGCACCAGCAGATGCAGCACGAACTCGTTCATCTCTTCCTCCTCGTAGCTATCAGAACAAACACAAGATATCAACGGGTCCAGCGATTCCGAGTCGCAGTGTGTAAGCTGTTACCATGATGTGTAGAGGAAGCGAAGAAAGATGCGGACGGCATTGTGAGGAACACCGCGGATGGAGATCGCCCTCCGACGCCCTCCTCTTCTCTTGGACTGCTTCAGCATGGTCTTGATCACCGGCGAAGCCATGCCCTGTTCATCACAAAGAAACGTCGAACCAACCAGAAGAACACCGTGCTTCGATTCTCGACAGGGAAGATGGGGGAAGGGGACGTACAAGAATGCTGGCGTGGGCCAGAATGATGCCGTCGTTGGTGTAGACGCCGACATCGGCTCGGTATCCGTCGGCGAAGAGCCGGTGGAGTAGATCCCTGGTCAGGTTGTCAGCCATGCAGCAGCTGTGCTTGGCCAGCCTCTCGCAGTTGTTGCTGGTAGCAGCTAAACTTAGGACTGACGGTGGCTGCGGGCAGCACCTATGGATGCTCATCTCCCACCTCTGATCTGCCATTCGcaagctttttcttctcctcctcttcccttcACGGGGATCGCAATCGTGCATCAGTTACATCTCATCTAATTCTAAATTATGTGCCAAATGTCATCAAAATCAAAGAGAAATCTTACAAGCTAGAGGAATGCATGTCATACCAGGAATGTTAAGGGACAAGAACTACCCTTTCCTTGATCAACGAGATTAAACGAGAAGAGACGAACTTGTTCAAGGATCAAACGAAGAGCTTGGGAACATGTACGGATGTGGCCCGAGAATGAGCTCTGCTGGAATTGAACAGAGATGAAGATGGCGCAGAGATCTCACCTCGAGGAATCTGGCTAATGCTTGGCTTCTATATATCTTCGGCATTGCGCCTCCCTGCACAGGGGTTGTAGATGGTAAACACCCTGTGCCATGCAAGAATGTGTTGTCTGCTTCCCCTTCCACGTCTTCAGGAGATGTAATGGTGGTTCCCAGATGATTACAGGATTAGCCTTCGGAAATGGTGGCATGCAACAAAAACAGCGATGACCATTCATGCAGCTGGTCAATTCTGTGGCAGGTTTGATGCCATCATTCGAGAAAGACCAGGTCAAAATCTAGCGGGAAGAACAGCCTCATGTTTCTAGTTCGCCGCATCTAATTTTGGGACTGTGGGACTGGAGGATTATTTGTCAATCGAGAATTGCTCATCAAGTGATTAGATCGGTGAATTTTTTTACTAGATTAAATGAAACTTAAATTATAGGTAGTTATTGATAATCTCCATTTAGAACTTTCTTTAATATATTGGATATTTATTTGCCTTTTGTCCCCTTCGAAGTTAGTTTTggttttttgccttttttttaatAATCCATAGTGTAATTAGTTTTCAATTTAATTTGTGCTGGGTAATCCATATAGAAATATCACTGGAAATCCATATGAGTAATCATCATTTCTAGAATCATTCTtaaagtttatttatttatttattgagaaCTTCATGATAATTTACAACAAATCCTTTTCGATTACAATCTATAAGTACATAATATGGTAAAATGACTCAACTAATGAATATATAATGTGGAAGTTAAATATAAAAAGGAACTCGAACAATTTATTTGCCAACCACTCTCAAGAAACCACAAGTCAATTAGTCAAACAATCAATAAAACATTTGCTTTAGTACAAAAAGACACGAATAATCCGTTCCGGAACGACCAAACTTCTTTCTCTACGTACATAAAGTATTATTAGTTCTTCATTgcctattttattttgatttaaaatattattttgatcatTTGAAAATTAGTTTCCTTGAGCTTTAGATTTATTTACTCTCTTATTATTACTGGAAGCTTTTTCACAGACAACCTCTGTCAGGAAATGACATGCAGGGGATTGTTGATATCcatgaaaatataatatatttacagACAACCTCTGGCAGAATCCATTTGGTAGCGTAAGACATTTCCTTTCGCTTGAAAGTTATCAGGATCTTACAAATGAATAAATTCtgaggaattaaaaaaaaaaaagcttcaaaTCTTAGTTAATTGAAAAAACCCATGGCAGCTAATTAAATGGATCATCAAGtacatttaatattaaaaaataatttctgtGTTTGTGAAGAGCTCATCCATTCCACTAAAAGAAAAGCCAACCGATGCTGGAAATAATGCCAAAGATGTCACTGATCAACTCAATAGCAACAGGAAACACAAAACTGCAGCAACTGCATTCATGTGGATGTTGGCAATAGAAAGACTAGATATCTATGCCCCAGTTACTTCTTCACCTTCCATCTGGACATCTTCAGCAGGTCTGTCTACCTTGGCACCCACATCCTCCTTGTAGTCACCATGGACCTGCAAATGGCAATTGTCAAGGAGACTGAAGAAAGAGGGCATTGAAACCCATTTGATTAACCTACAGATTGCCATTGTTCACCCAGTCatgtcaaaagaaaaaggaaaagaagggaTAAGAGTACCTCCATAAGCTTCCCCAGATCGAATTTGGGAGCCTTGAGAATTTTGACTTTGCGGATGAAAACATTCTGCAAGGGGTAAATGCTTGTTGTTGCTTTTTCAATTTCCTTACCTATGACCTCTGGTATGAATTTCTGTACCAAATCCTTCAGATCACCAGTTGTAGCTTGATTAACCATAATCTCTCTCATCTTGCGGCGTATCTGTGACCACATAAGAAGGCATGACTAAAACTGTCCCTCCCCACCCCCCACAATAAATACAATAAATATCAAATGCATTTTACAACAAATTTACCTGTCTGATCTGACTAGATTGGGCGTAACACGTGCGTTTAACCTGATTTGGGCGTCTCTTAGTGAAGCCAATACAAAACATCCTCAAAGTGTAATTGTCGGTCGTCTTCACATCAACATGTGCTTCAATTAAAGTCTGCCACTTTCGGACTACGTATCTAACCTTGTCAGTTGTCAGGTCCATGCCCTACATAAGTAAACAAAATAAGATGGTTGAAAATAAAGAGTTAAGCACAATAGTGCAAGACACATACCCAGAAGTTAGTTAAAACATTCTTCCCTTGCACATCCTCCGCACGAAGCCGGATTTTTCTGTGCGCCTGGTCCTCATCATTCTGCAGGTCAGCTAAACA contains the following coding sequences:
- the LOC103989015 gene encoding small ribosomal subunit protein eS1 isoform X2, yielding MAVGKNKRISKGKKGGKKKAVDPFAKKDWYDIKAPSVFNVRNIGKTLVSRTQGTKNDEDQAHRKIRLRAEDVQGKNVLTNFWGMDLTTDKVRYVVRKWQTLIEAHVDVKTTDNYTLRMFCIGFTKRRPNQVKRTCYAQSSQIRQIRRKMREIMVNQATTGDLKDLVQKFIPEVIGKEIEKATTSIYPLQNVFIRKVKILKAPKFDLGKLMEVHGDYKEDVGAKVDRPAEDVQMEGEEVTGA
- the LOC135641428 gene encoding BTB/POZ and TAZ domain-containing protein 4-like; the encoded protein is MSIHRCCPQPPSVLSLAATSNNCERLAKHSCCMADNLTRDLLHRLFADGYRADVGVYTNDGIILAHASILGMASPVIKTMLKQSKRRGGRRRAISIRGVPHNAVRIFLRFLYTSCYEEEEMNEFVLHLLVLSHAFVIPSLKMVCVQQLERGLLTTENAVDALQLARLCDAPRLCLLCHRLIVKQFKEVSASGGWKVMRQSDPVLEKELLESVIDDDSSKIERVRKIEERKIYLQLHEAMEALVHICRDGCRTIGPHDKVLKQNAAPCNFPACKGLEALVRHFAGCKNRVLGGCTHCKRMWQLLELHSRLCSQVDGCKVPLCRHFKERLRQQSKKDEVKWKLLVSKVLEAADFSRARVHSSVVVVCTQPQLTFH
- the LOC103989014 gene encoding uncharacterized protein LOC103989014 isoform X2, with the translated sequence MRKLKFHEKKLLKKVNFIEYKREGGHREALVTRRYHLTERDDYKKYSSICRMVQKLVHVLKQMDPRDPFRIETTDALLEKLRRLATVLVYLKFAEHLREAVTYIEQGHVRVGPDVVTDPAFLVTRNMEDFVTWVDSSKIKRKVMEYNERLDDYDVLNA
- the LOC103989015 gene encoding small ribosomal subunit protein eS1 isoform X1, with the translated sequence MAVGKNKRISKGKKGGKKKAVDPFAKKDWYDIKAPSVFNVRNIGKTLVSRTQGTKIASEGLKHRVFEVCLADLQNDEDQAHRKIRLRAEDVQGKNVLTNFWGMDLTTDKVRYVVRKWQTLIEAHVDVKTTDNYTLRMFCIGFTKRRPNQVKRTCYAQSSQIRQIRRKMREIMVNQATTGDLKDLVQKFIPEVIGKEIEKATTSIYPLQNVFIRKVKILKAPKFDLGKLMEVHGDYKEDVGAKVDRPAEDVQMEGEEVTGA